Proteins from one Triticum aestivum cultivar Chinese Spring chromosome 7A, IWGSC CS RefSeq v2.1, whole genome shotgun sequence genomic window:
- the LOC123154218 gene encoding E3 ubiquitin-protein ligase SINA-like 10: MEGGQSSGKRASAEEVKSEPEEGEVLMMMQDGGEGGGASVAAESMAPAQIDVRMDLTLLHCQGCLLPLKPPVFKCEAAGHVVCYHCRAVHSTICSRASTHCGELDAVVGAAKVPCAYRAFGCERHVVYHEAADHQRACHCAPCSCPDPACGFAGNRAALLDHFAAVHRRPAATVRYGRARDLGLSVSRRWHALVGEEDGSAFLVSLGPLGAATAVSLVCVRPDGEAAPQFWCKLSVERLGGDNRDRLVLMASAVSSSALSTGAPAPGQGMFLAVPQELLSGDTLTLTVRIDMIRPAAGAAAAPKSTTPQPRTARRMQ; encoded by the exons ATGGAGGGAGGGCAGAGCAGCGGCAAGAGGGCGAGCGCAGAGGAAGTGAAGTCAGAGCCAGAGGAAGGAGAGGTGCTGATGATGATGCAGGAcggaggcgaaggaggcggcgcGTCGGTGGCGGCGGAGTCCATGGCGCCGGCGCAGATCGACGTGAGGATGGACCTGACGCTGCTCCACTGCCAGGGCTGCCTCCTCCCCCTGAAGCCCCCCGTCTTCAAG TGCGAGGCCGCCGGGCACGTCGTGTGCTACCACTGCCGCGCCGTCCACAGCACCATCTGCAGCCGCGCCAGCACGCACTGCGGCGAGCTGGACGCCGTGGTGGGCGCCGCCAAGGTGCCGTGCGCCTACAGGGCGTTCGGCTGCGAGCGGCACGTGGTGTACCACGAGGCCGCGGACCACCAGCGCGCGTGCCACTGCGCGCCCTGCTCCTGCCCGGACCCGGCGTGCGGCTTCGCGGGCAACCGCGCGGCGCTCCTCGACCacttcgccgccgtccaccggcGCCCCGCCGCCACGGTCCGCTACGGCCGGGCCCGGGACCTCGGCCTCTCCGTGTCGCGCCGCTGGCACGCGCTCgtcggggaggaggacggcagcgcgTTCCTCGTGTCCCTGGGCCCGCTCGGCGCGGCCACCGCCGTGTCGCTGGTCTGCGTCAGGCcggacggcgaggcggcgccgCAGTTCTGGTGCAAGCTCTCCGTGGAGCGCCTGGGCGGCGACAACAGGGACAGGCTGGTCCTCATGGCCTCCGCGGTGAGCAGCAGCGCGCTGTCCACCGGCGCGCCGGCGCCGGGGCAGGGGATGTTCTTGGCCGTGCCCCAGGAGCTGCTCTCCGGCGACACGCTCACGCTCACCGTCCGCATTGATATGATCCGGCCTGCCGCCGGCGCTGCCGCCGCTCCCAAGTCGACAACACCACAGCCTAGGACGGCTAGGAGGATGCAGTGA